One region of Paenibacillus polymyxa M1 genomic DNA includes:
- a CDS encoding DHA2 family efflux MFS transporter permease subunit: MDQKMSVGRILSVLLLGAFISILNQTLLNVAIPHLMNDFNVSATTVQWLSTGYMLTNGILIPITAFLIESFGTRALFISAMGLFTAGSVVCAASTGFAPMLVGRVIQASGAGIIMPVVMNVFLTVFPPEKRGAAMGTMGIAMMFAPAIGPTLSGYIVEHYSWRLLFLLVIPLAVIDILFAIRWLKNVSKLTKPNFDLLGTIFSTLGFGFLLYGFSSAGDKGWSSNTVILTLAAGVVFIVLFIVRELNMIQPMLEFRVFKYNIFTVSTLVGATVNMTMFGGMLLLPIYLQNIRGFTPLQSGLLLLPGALLMGVMSPISGAVFDRIGARPLAIIGLIITAVTTWEFSLLTDATTYGHIMIIYTIRSFGMSLLMMSVQTEGLNQLPAHLGSHGTAMSNTVRQIAGSIGTAWLITVMSSRTTVHMADYANVATTANASVTEGVSQLGQTLAQSAGISAESGSALALQQVYRSAVTESTIHGINDAFIIATGIALAGLLFSLFLRRSTPRHR, encoded by the coding sequence ATGGATCAAAAAATGTCCGTCGGACGCATTCTGTCCGTGCTACTGCTAGGCGCCTTCATTTCGATTTTGAATCAAACGCTGCTTAACGTGGCTATTCCACACTTGATGAATGACTTCAATGTATCTGCCACAACCGTTCAATGGTTATCCACCGGATATATGCTGACAAACGGAATTTTGATTCCTATCACTGCTTTTCTGATTGAGTCATTCGGAACACGTGCACTGTTCATCTCCGCGATGGGGTTATTTACTGCCGGGTCTGTCGTCTGTGCTGCCAGTACCGGCTTTGCGCCTATGCTGGTTGGACGCGTGATCCAGGCCAGCGGAGCAGGCATCATCATGCCTGTGGTCATGAACGTGTTCCTGACTGTGTTTCCTCCAGAAAAACGGGGCGCTGCCATGGGTACTATGGGAATCGCCATGATGTTTGCCCCGGCGATTGGACCGACTTTATCCGGCTATATTGTGGAGCATTACAGCTGGCGGCTGCTATTTTTACTCGTTATTCCGCTGGCGGTCATTGATATTCTGTTTGCCATACGCTGGCTCAAAAATGTATCCAAGCTAACGAAACCGAACTTTGACCTGTTGGGAACCATCTTCTCCACCCTTGGGTTTGGCTTCCTGTTGTATGGCTTTAGTTCGGCTGGAGACAAAGGCTGGAGTAGCAATACGGTAATCCTTACACTCGCTGCCGGGGTTGTGTTTATTGTATTGTTTATCGTGCGCGAGCTAAATATGATACAGCCGATGCTGGAGTTCCGTGTGTTTAAATATAATATTTTTACTGTATCAACCTTAGTTGGGGCTACCGTCAACATGACGATGTTCGGCGGGATGCTACTGCTGCCAATCTATTTACAAAATATACGCGGCTTTACACCGCTGCAATCCGGTCTGCTGCTGTTGCCGGGTGCACTGCTGATGGGTGTGATGTCACCGATATCAGGGGCAGTATTTGACCGTATAGGCGCAAGGCCGTTGGCGATCATTGGACTGATCATTACAGCAGTCACAACCTGGGAATTCAGTCTGCTGACCGATGCCACCACCTACGGACATATTATGATCATCTATACGATTCGCAGCTTCGGAATGTCATTGCTGATGATGTCCGTCCAGACCGAAGGGCTAAACCAGCTACCTGCCCATCTCGGCAGCCATGGTACTGCCATGTCCAATACAGTACGGCAAATCGCTGGATCTATCGGTACCGCTTGGCTTATTACGGTAATGAGTAGCCGGACTACAGTTCATATGGCAGATTATGCGAATGTCGCTACCACAGCGAATGCTTCTGTAACGGAAGGCGTATCGCAACTGGGACAAACCCTTGCACAATCGGCGGGTATTTCTGCGGAAAGCGGCTCTGCACTCGCGCTACAACAGGTATACCGAAGCGCTGTTACAGAATCGACGATCCATGGCATTAATGATGCCTTCATCATTGCAACCGGGATTGCGCTGGCGGGATTATTGTTTTCCCTGTTCTTGCGGCGATCTACACCGCGTCATAGATAG
- a CDS encoding heavy metal translocating P-type ATPase — MQAVQRLQDTLSPSNRALTKNSGSGRPGPNRKPQFQLKSMLKNKEMQAALGSGMLMLMAWGVSHWWQWLSVILYVVSYALGGWSKAREGIETLIREHDLDVNLLMIAASLGAAAIGYWNEGAMLIFIFALSGALESYTTERSSKDISELMALKPETALRLSHEGTETVGIEQLLPGDLLLVKPGELIPADGRVSKGVSAVNQASITGESVPVNKMAGDEVYAGTINGEGVLYVEVSQSSEDTLFSKIIRMVEEARTEVPDSQRFIKTFESVYARIVVAVTLIVIVGAPIVLGWTWAAAFYKAMVFLVVASPCALVSSIMPVMLSAISNRARRGILFKGGAHVENMALTSVVAFDKTGTLTKGSPVVTDWITAPDYDADELLHIVATIESYSLHPLARAIVAKAEAELGQRELLTAEQVQALTGWGMEGIIGGVKWKIGRTNVLDEPGLLAGPEWVESRARLEAEGKTVSIILADDRIAGMLALRDELRPQAQESVKRLQAQGIRVVMLTGDRPETAAVIAAQAGVDAVYAGLMPEDKVSHIRMLREQYGHVVMVGDGVNDAPALTAATVGLGMGMHGSGAALEVADVVLMNDGIEEIAPTIALARKAQRVVKQNMIFAVSVIVLLVISNFVQDIALPFGVIGHEGSTLLVILNGLRLLRS, encoded by the coding sequence ATGCAAGCAGTTCAACGACTACAAGATACATTGTCTCCCTCTAACCGAGCACTTACCAAAAACAGTGGCAGCGGACGCCCCGGTCCAAATCGCAAGCCGCAATTTCAGCTCAAAAGCATGCTGAAAAATAAGGAGATGCAGGCTGCTCTAGGCAGTGGAATGCTAATGCTGATGGCATGGGGGGTCTCACATTGGTGGCAATGGCTATCCGTCATTCTCTATGTGGTGTCTTATGCCCTTGGAGGCTGGTCCAAAGCCAGAGAAGGGATTGAAACCCTGATCCGAGAACATGATCTGGATGTTAATTTACTCATGATCGCTGCGTCTTTAGGAGCTGCGGCCATTGGCTACTGGAATGAAGGAGCCATGCTGATTTTTATTTTTGCACTCAGCGGTGCGCTGGAGAGCTATACCACGGAGCGTAGTAGTAAGGATATTTCCGAGCTCATGGCGTTGAAGCCGGAAACAGCTTTGCGCTTGTCTCACGAGGGAACAGAAACGGTTGGCATTGAGCAGCTGTTGCCAGGCGACCTGCTGCTGGTTAAGCCGGGCGAACTAATTCCGGCGGACGGTCGAGTCTCCAAAGGTGTGTCGGCAGTGAATCAGGCATCCATTACCGGGGAATCTGTTCCGGTAAACAAGATGGCAGGTGACGAAGTATATGCAGGCACCATCAATGGAGAAGGCGTGCTATATGTGGAGGTCAGCCAGTCCTCGGAAGATACTTTATTTTCAAAAATTATTCGTATGGTAGAAGAGGCACGGACCGAAGTTCCCGATTCCCAGCGATTTATTAAAACATTCGAATCGGTATACGCCCGAATTGTTGTTGCCGTCACGTTGATCGTCATTGTAGGTGCGCCCATTGTATTGGGCTGGACATGGGCAGCGGCGTTTTACAAGGCGATGGTGTTCCTTGTCGTGGCCTCACCTTGTGCGCTCGTGTCATCCATTATGCCAGTGATGCTATCGGCCATTTCCAACCGTGCCCGGCGGGGCATTCTGTTCAAAGGTGGCGCGCATGTGGAGAATATGGCATTGACATCTGTCGTTGCTTTTGACAAAACGGGCACGTTAACGAAGGGCTCACCCGTGGTCACGGACTGGATTACCGCCCCAGATTACGATGCTGATGAGCTATTGCATATTGTCGCGACAATCGAAAGCTATTCCTTACATCCGCTGGCACGAGCGATTGTAGCCAAAGCCGAAGCTGAATTGGGACAGAGAGAGCTTCTTACAGCGGAGCAAGTGCAGGCTCTTACCGGGTGGGGAATGGAAGGCATCATAGGTGGGGTGAAATGGAAAATCGGTCGCACGAATGTACTGGATGAACCTGGTCTTCTGGCTGGGCCAGAGTGGGTGGAGAGTCGAGCCCGACTGGAAGCCGAGGGCAAAACTGTATCCATCATTCTTGCGGATGATCGGATTGCCGGGATGCTGGCGCTGCGTGACGAGCTGCGTCCACAGGCACAAGAGTCCGTGAAACGTCTGCAAGCACAGGGTATCCGGGTCGTCATGCTGACTGGAGACCGACCGGAAACGGCTGCCGTGATCGCGGCGCAGGCTGGAGTCGACGCCGTATATGCTGGCTTAATGCCGGAGGACAAAGTCAGTCATATTCGCATGCTGCGAGAGCAATACGGGCATGTCGTTATGGTCGGCGACGGTGTGAATGATGCTCCGGCTTTGACTGCAGCTACTGTAGGGCTGGGCATGGGAATGCACGGCAGTGGAGCAGCACTGGAGGTTGCAGATGTGGTGCTAATGAACGACGGAATCGAGGAGATTGCTCCGACGATAGCACTGGCGCGCAAGGCGCAGCGAGTGGTCAAACAAAATATGATCTTCGCGGTAAGTGTCATTGTGCTGCTGGTGATCAGTAACTTTGTGCAAGATATAGCCCTGCCTTTTGGGGTCATTGGACATGAAGGCAGCACACTCCTTGTCATTTTGAACGGCCTGCGTCTATTGCGCTCATAA
- a CDS encoding heavy metal translocating P-type ATPase, giving the protein MDALKRNERHEWVLEGLDCANCALKIENGVSKIEGVLDCSVNFVTKTLTMTTTSDQKEEVFRQTERKVHRLEPHVRMVAKSAGGRLREDSRSGVGAVEASCTEDCACGHEHEGEGHNHNDGKHAAHSHGGHSHEAHGAHDGHDHGNHAHMHHNHHAVRDHGEATHAHSHSYDDDSHAGHTHDHGTDGMRRMIARLSIGAVIAAVAWWLPVEGVGKLALFLVAYIIVGGDVVLQAARSLVRGMAFDEYFLMTLATVGAFAIGEYPEGVAVMFFYQIGELFQGIAVNRSRKSISDLMDIRPDYANLKTAESVRRVSPEEVRIGDLIVIKPGEKIPLDGKVVEGKSHVDTSALTGESVPRTVEPGSSVMSGFVNTNGLLTVEVSKEFGESAVSKILELVQNASAKKAPTEKFITKFSRYYTPVVVIVALLLAVVPPLVVPGAQFADWIYRALVFLVISCPCALVVSIPLGFFGGIGAASRSGVLIKGGNYLEALNHVKYAVFDKTGTLTKGVFHVTGIYPAEAFTKESLLETAALAEMHSTHPIAASLREAYGNELQTERVQQYSEISGHGIRAQIDGRLVLAGNAKLMEREHIAFNVAQQAGPLDVGTVVHVAVDGTYAGCILISDEVKEDAAKTIASLKKLGVVKTIMLTGDNRTVAEAVGRQLGLDEVRAELLPQHKAEAIEQLSASKKTSDKILFVGDGINDTPVLALADVGVAMGGLGSDAAIEAADIVIMNDEPSRLVTAIHIAQRTRRIVWQNIIFALGVKVVFLSLGAFGIATMWEAVFSDVGVTLLAVLNVMRVLKVGTDE; this is encoded by the coding sequence ATGGATGCTCTAAAAAGAAATGAACGGCATGAATGGGTTTTGGAAGGTCTAGATTGCGCCAACTGTGCTCTAAAGATTGAAAATGGAGTCAGTAAAATAGAAGGGGTCCTCGATTGCTCGGTCAATTTTGTAACAAAAACGTTGACGATGACCACAACTTCGGATCAAAAAGAAGAGGTTTTTCGCCAAACGGAACGGAAGGTCCACAGACTTGAGCCTCATGTTAGGATGGTTGCCAAAAGTGCGGGTGGACGCTTGCGCGAAGACAGTCGAAGTGGCGTTGGTGCAGTAGAGGCAAGCTGCACAGAGGATTGCGCATGCGGTCATGAGCATGAGGGTGAAGGACATAATCACAATGATGGAAAGCATGCTGCTCACAGTCATGGTGGTCATAGCCATGAAGCACATGGCGCACACGATGGGCACGACCACGGTAATCATGCACACATGCACCACAATCACCATGCAGTGCGCGATCATGGTGAAGCTACCCATGCTCATTCACATTCGTATGATGATGATAGTCATGCCGGGCATACGCATGATCATGGTACGGACGGTATGCGCCGCATGATTGCACGTCTGTCCATAGGAGCGGTTATTGCGGCTGTTGCCTGGTGGTTACCTGTCGAAGGTGTGGGCAAGCTGGCTCTATTTTTAGTGGCATATATCATCGTTGGCGGTGATGTTGTCTTGCAGGCTGCACGCAGCTTGGTGCGTGGAATGGCCTTTGATGAGTATTTCTTGATGACGCTGGCTACTGTGGGCGCATTTGCTATTGGGGAATACCCCGAAGGCGTAGCTGTCATGTTCTTTTATCAAATCGGAGAACTATTCCAAGGCATTGCAGTTAACCGTTCACGTAAGTCCATCAGCGATCTGATGGATATTAGACCAGACTATGCCAACCTGAAGACGGCTGAGTCCGTACGAAGGGTGTCCCCAGAAGAGGTCCGTATTGGAGATTTGATAGTGATCAAGCCGGGTGAGAAGATCCCGCTGGACGGTAAGGTTGTAGAAGGCAAGTCGCATGTCGATACCTCGGCGTTGACCGGTGAATCTGTGCCTCGTACCGTTGAGCCGGGAAGCAGCGTGATGAGTGGATTTGTGAATACGAACGGACTTCTGACGGTAGAGGTCAGCAAAGAATTTGGTGAATCTGCGGTCTCTAAAATTTTGGAACTGGTGCAAAATGCGAGTGCCAAAAAAGCGCCGACTGAAAAGTTTATCACGAAATTTTCCAGATATTATACTCCTGTAGTGGTTATTGTAGCGTTGTTGCTGGCGGTTGTTCCTCCGCTTGTTGTGCCAGGTGCACAGTTTGCAGATTGGATATATCGTGCGCTTGTTTTCCTCGTTATTTCTTGTCCGTGTGCGCTGGTGGTGTCCATTCCACTGGGCTTCTTTGGCGGAATCGGGGCAGCCTCCCGTTCAGGTGTGCTGATCAAGGGCGGTAATTATCTTGAAGCCCTGAATCATGTGAAATATGCTGTTTTTGATAAAACAGGTACGCTCACCAAAGGTGTTTTCCACGTGACAGGGATTTATCCTGCCGAAGCTTTTACGAAGGAAAGTCTGCTGGAGACTGCTGCATTGGCCGAGATGCACTCCACGCATCCTATCGCAGCTTCTCTGCGTGAAGCTTATGGCAATGAACTTCAAACGGAGCGAGTGCAGCAATATAGCGAAATATCCGGTCACGGGATTCGGGCTCAGATCGATGGGCGCTTGGTATTAGCCGGAAACGCTAAGCTGATGGAGCGGGAGCATATTGCTTTTAATGTGGCGCAGCAAGCAGGACCATTGGATGTAGGAACGGTCGTACATGTGGCTGTAGACGGAACGTATGCCGGGTGCATTCTAATATCGGATGAGGTTAAGGAGGACGCGGCCAAGACGATTGCTTCGCTGAAAAAGCTGGGGGTGGTAAAAACCATCATGCTAACAGGTGACAATCGGACAGTTGCCGAAGCTGTAGGACGTCAGTTAGGCCTGGATGAAGTACGGGCAGAACTGTTGCCTCAGCATAAAGCCGAAGCCATTGAGCAGTTGTCTGCAAGTAAAAAAACGAGCGATAAAATCTTGTTTGTAGGCGATGGAATTAATGATACACCTGTACTTGCTTTGGCAGATGTTGGTGTAGCGATGGGTGGTTTGGGCTCAGACGCTGCAATTGAAGCAGCAGATATCGTAATCATGAACGACGAGCCTTCAAGGCTGGTGACGGCGATTCATATTGCTCAACGCACACGCCGTATCGTATGGCAAAACATTATATTTGCGCTAGGTGTCAAAGTAGTATTTCTCTCATTGGGCGCGTTTGGTATTGCTACCATGTGGGAGGCTGTATTTTCCGATGTTGGTGTAACACTGCTAGCTGTATTAAATGTGATGCGTGTGCTGAAGGTTGGTACTGACGAATAA
- a CDS encoding ArsR/SmtB family transcription factor, with the protein MNSETEALDCEPACHGSDQEIERIKSSLVEDSIAYKMSELFKALGDPTRIKLIYALAQKELCVHDLTQVLNMGQSAVSHQLRYLRNLRIVKRRKEGKTVFYSLDDNHVEQIFLQTHQHISHQ; encoded by the coding sequence ATGAATTCTGAAACGGAAGCTTTGGATTGTGAGCCGGCTTGTCACGGTTCAGATCAGGAAATTGAGCGTATAAAATCTTCCCTAGTTGAGGATTCCATCGCATACAAAATGTCGGAGCTGTTTAAAGCGCTAGGTGACCCGACACGGATCAAGCTGATTTATGCCCTGGCTCAAAAGGAACTGTGTGTTCATGATTTAACACAGGTGTTGAACATGGGCCAATCTGCAGTATCCCACCAGCTTCGTTATTTGCGCAACCTGCGTATTGTCAAACGACGCAAGGAAGGCAAGACAGTGTTTTATTCACTGGATGATAATCATGTGGAGCAGATTTTTTTGCAAACCCATCAGCACATATCACATCAATGA
- a CDS encoding NADH:flavin oxidoreductase — protein sequence MNTEILFKPFKIGNLSLPNRMVMAPMTRNFSPQGIPGPEVAAYYRRRAENAVGLIITEGTAINHPAAVEHTGIPNFYGEGLKGWAKVVEEVHAAGGKIIPQLWHVGTARKIGADNQPNPEALPVGPSGISPAGEKVVEPLTEVEITDIIAAFAQAAADAKRVGFDGIELHGAHGYLIDQFFWDKTNKRTDQYGGDLVQRTRFAVEVIEACRRAVGPDFPIVLRFSQWKMYHYGEKLAQTPQELEQFLAPLVQAGVDVFHCSSRRFWEPEFEGSDLNLAAWTKKITGKPVITVGSIGLEKAFLSDLEKNNDRQTDQSSSVEARLEQLVELVEREEVDLVAVGRALLVDPAFAVKLRDQQIKEIIPYNDEVLKTLN from the coding sequence ATGAACACCGAAATATTGTTTAAACCTTTTAAGATAGGTAACTTATCGCTTCCCAATCGGATGGTTATGGCTCCCATGACACGAAATTTTTCTCCCCAAGGTATTCCAGGACCTGAGGTTGCCGCGTATTATCGTCGCCGTGCAGAAAATGCTGTTGGATTGATTATTACAGAGGGAACAGCTATCAATCATCCCGCCGCTGTGGAGCACACAGGCATCCCTAACTTTTATGGTGAGGGATTGAAAGGATGGGCTAAGGTAGTAGAGGAGGTTCATGCGGCCGGCGGCAAAATTATACCGCAGCTCTGGCATGTGGGTACAGCCCGGAAAATAGGTGCGGATAACCAACCGAATCCCGAGGCATTGCCTGTCGGTCCTTCAGGTATTTCTCCCGCAGGTGAAAAGGTAGTTGAGCCATTGACGGAGGTGGAAATTACGGATATCATTGCAGCCTTTGCTCAGGCCGCTGCCGATGCCAAGCGGGTGGGGTTTGACGGCATTGAGCTTCATGGAGCACATGGCTATTTAATAGATCAATTTTTCTGGGACAAAACCAATAAGCGTACCGATCAATATGGAGGCGATTTGGTTCAGCGCACCCGGTTTGCGGTCGAGGTCATTGAGGCTTGTCGCCGTGCAGTAGGCCCGGATTTTCCAATTGTACTGCGATTCTCCCAGTGGAAGATGTACCATTATGGAGAAAAGCTGGCACAGACACCGCAGGAACTTGAACAGTTTCTTGCCCCATTGGTACAAGCCGGGGTGGATGTATTCCATTGCTCAAGCCGCCGTTTCTGGGAGCCAGAATTCGAAGGGTCAGATCTAAACCTGGCAGCATGGACCAAAAAGATAACAGGCAAGCCAGTGATTACGGTGGGGTCAATTGGTTTGGAGAAGGCCTTTTTGAGTGATTTGGAAAAAAACAATGATCGTCAGACTGATCAATCGAGTAGTGTAGAGGCCAGATTAGAACAACTCGTGGAGCTAGTAGAACGAGAGGAAGTTGATCTGGTTGCAGTTGGACGTGCATTGCTGGTTGATCCGGCATTTGCAGTAAAATTACGTGATCAACAGATAAAAGAAATAATTCCTTACAATGATGAAGTATTAAAAACGTTGAATTAG
- the cyoD gene encoding cytochrome o ubiquinol oxidase subunit IV yields the protein MAQHQSGAGSHGHDDSHGSVKSYVIGFILSIVLTIIPLFVVMNHMLSRTSTMVVILAAAVLQFLVQLFFFMHIRESNGPRWNVMTLIFGVVILLTVVGGSVWIMEYNMVAH from the coding sequence ATGGCACAGCATCAATCAGGAGCGGGTTCGCATGGTCATGATGATTCTCACGGTTCAGTGAAATCCTATGTTATCGGGTTTATTCTGTCCATCGTACTGACCATCATTCCTCTCTTCGTGGTTATGAATCATATGTTGAGCCGCACTTCGACCATGGTTGTTATTTTAGCCGCGGCAGTGCTGCAATTTCTGGTTCAGCTTTTCTTCTTCATGCACATCCGTGAAAGCAATGGACCACGTTGGAATGTTATGACTTTGATCTTTGGTGTTGTGATCCTGTTGACTGTCGTTGGCGGTTCTGTATGGATTATGGAATACAACATGGTAGCACACTAA
- the cyoC gene encoding cytochrome o ubiquinol oxidase subunit III, with the protein MAQAAAHHSHDHDHGHHDPQELKMLGFWIFLVTDVILFSTLFATFVVLRNNTAGGPGGAELFNMTGVIIETFLLLTSSFTSGLAVLAMNKGSMKGLISWLIVTAILGLGFIGFEVYEFVEMVHEGANFGTSAFLSAFFTLVGTHGLHVSLGLVWMIGLMFQLKKRGLTPETKGKVSALSLYWHFLDAVWIFLLTVVYLMGVM; encoded by the coding sequence ATGGCACAAGCTGCAGCACATCACAGCCATGATCATGACCACGGGCATCACGATCCGCAAGAATTGAAGATGCTTGGTTTTTGGATCTTCCTCGTAACGGACGTAATCCTGTTCAGTACCTTGTTCGCAACCTTCGTTGTCCTTCGGAACAACACAGCCGGAGGACCAGGTGGCGCAGAGCTGTTTAACATGACGGGCGTTATTATTGAAACGTTCCTCTTGCTCACAAGCAGCTTCACAAGTGGTCTGGCTGTGTTGGCTATGAACAAAGGAAGCATGAAGGGATTAATCAGCTGGTTAATCGTGACAGCGATCCTGGGTCTTGGTTTTATCGGTTTTGAAGTTTACGAGTTTGTTGAGATGGTACATGAAGGTGCCAACTTTGGAACCAGTGCGTTCTTGTCGGCATTCTTCACATTGGTCGGAACACACGGACTTCACGTTTCGTTAGGTCTGGTTTGGATGATTGGACTTATGTTCCAGTTGAAAAAACGCGGGCTTACTCCAGAGACGAAGGGCAAAGTTTCGGCATTGAGCTTGTACTGGCACTTTTTGGACGCTGTCTGGATCTTCTTGCTGACAGTTGTCTATTTGATGGGGGTGATGTAG
- a CDS encoding cbb3-type cytochrome c oxidase subunit I, producing MLDKIKEFASTFFVTGDPMIYGADVSIALATIGIVFVLTYFKKWGWLWKNWLTTVDHKKVGIMYILAAILMLFRGGVDALLMRIQLATPDVTLLHPEHYNQIFTTHGTIMILFMAMPLMFGLFNIAVPLQIGARDVAFPFLNALSFWLFFMGAMLFNLSFVIGGSPDAGWLSYPPLSELQFSPGVGQNFYIWGIQISGIGSLATGINFIVTIIKMRAPGMTWMKMPVFTWSVFSSCVIIIFAFPILTVTLALLFLDRFGGGHFFTLDFGGNPMMYINLIWMWGHPEVYIVVLPAFGIYSEVISVFSKKKLFGYKSMVYAMFIIAILSFFTWAHHFFTMGSGADVNAFFAISTMVIAIPTGVKVFNWLFTMYRGKLEFKTPMMWSIAFIPNFLIAGLTGVMLSVAPADFQFHNSYFLIAHFHSALIGGVVFGYLAGLYYWWPKMFGFTLPETPGKWAFWFWNIGFYVCFIPQYSLGLMGMTRRLSTYGWDTGWQPLNMVSTVGAFLMGIGFLFQVLQILLGIKNYRKLKDTTGDPWGGHTLEWSIPSPAPEYNFATIPQVEERDDWWAEKDKRAKGIFRKQPPIEAIHMPKNSAIPFIMSVFFFIAGFGFVFGWSFFYIPGLIGVAICMICRSFFSYDGDYYIPADEVKRTEAAIRGSV from the coding sequence ATGCTTGACAAAATAAAAGAGTTTGCATCCACTTTCTTCGTTACTGGAGACCCGATGATCTATGGAGCGGACGTTTCCATCGCATTAGCAACGATCGGGATCGTGTTTGTGCTCACTTATTTCAAAAAATGGGGCTGGCTTTGGAAAAACTGGTTGACTACGGTTGACCATAAAAAAGTCGGTATTATGTATATTCTTGCGGCCATCTTGATGTTATTCCGCGGAGGCGTGGATGCATTATTGATGCGTATTCAACTTGCTACACCGGATGTGACACTCCTACATCCTGAGCATTACAACCAGATTTTCACAACTCACGGCACAATCATGATCTTGTTTATGGCAATGCCGTTGATGTTTGGTTTGTTTAACATCGCCGTACCCCTTCAAATTGGTGCGCGCGACGTTGCGTTTCCTTTCCTGAACGCATTGAGCTTCTGGCTTTTCTTTATGGGTGCGATGTTGTTCAACTTGTCCTTCGTTATCGGCGGTTCGCCAGATGCAGGCTGGTTGAGTTATCCACCGCTCTCAGAACTGCAATTTAGTCCTGGCGTCGGTCAGAACTTCTATATCTGGGGTATTCAGATTTCTGGTATAGGTTCATTGGCTACAGGGATCAACTTTATTGTTACCATTATTAAAATGCGCGCACCTGGTATGACTTGGATGAAAATGCCTGTCTTTACGTGGTCCGTATTTTCATCATGTGTTATTATCATTTTCGCGTTCCCGATTCTGACGGTTACTTTAGCATTGCTATTCCTTGACCGCTTCGGAGGAGGGCACTTCTTTACCCTTGATTTCGGCGGTAACCCGATGATGTATATCAACTTGATCTGGATGTGGGGTCACCCTGAGGTATACATCGTAGTATTGCCAGCCTTCGGTATTTATTCCGAGGTTATCAGCGTATTCTCCAAAAAGAAATTGTTTGGTTACAAATCCATGGTTTACGCAATGTTCATTATTGCGATCCTGTCCTTCTTCACGTGGGCGCATCACTTCTTCACGATGGGATCAGGCGCAGATGTTAATGCATTCTTTGCGATCTCGACGATGGTTATCGCAATACCGACAGGGGTTAAAGTATTTAACTGGCTGTTCACGATGTACCGGGGTAAACTCGAATTTAAAACTCCGATGATGTGGTCTATTGCATTTATTCCGAACTTCCTGATTGCAGGTTTGACGGGCGTCATGTTGTCTGTAGCGCCTGCGGACTTCCAGTTCCATAACAGTTACTTCCTGATCGCTCACTTTCACTCCGCTCTGATTGGTGGGGTAGTGTTCGGTTACTTGGCAGGTCTGTACTACTGGTGGCCTAAGATGTTCGGTTTCACATTGCCTGAAACGCCTGGTAAATGGGCTTTCTGGTTCTGGAATATCGGTTTCTATGTATGTTTCATTCCGCAATATTCCCTCGGTCTGATGGGTATGACACGTCGTCTGAGCACTTACGGCTGGGATACTGGCTGGCAGCCGCTTAACATGGTGTCAACCGTTGGGGCATTCCTGATGGGGATTGGTTTCTTGTTCCAGGTTCTTCAAATTCTTCTGGGTATCAAAAATTACCGCAAGCTGAAGGATACAACTGGCGACCCTTGGGGCGGTCACACGTTGGAATGGTCCATTCCTTCACCTGCACCGGAATACAATTTTGCTACCATTCCGCAAGTAGAAGAACGCGATGACTGGTGGGCAGAAAAAGATAAACGTGCAAAAGGTATTTTCAGAAAGCAACCGCCAATTGAAGCGATTCATATGCCGAAAAACTCGGCGATTCCATTCATTATGTCGGTATTCTTTTTCATTGCAGGTTTCGGGTTCGTATTTGGATGGTCGTTCTTCTATATTCCAGGGCTGATCGGCGTGGCAATTTGTATGATTTGCCGTTCGTTCTTCTCCTATGATGGCGACTACTATATCCCTGCGGATGAAGTAAAACGCACGGAAGCGGCAATAAGGGGGTCTGTATAA